The following DNA comes from Deltaproteobacteria bacterium.
GTTCCACAATGTGGGTCTGGGGGGTGATGGGGTAGGCGGCGATGGCCTCGGCCCGGGCCAATTGCACCGCATGGCTGACGGCAAGGGAGACCTCTATGCCCACTCGCTTAGCCATCATTCTTCCTCCGTTACCATGCTGATACAACCGGTGACACATTCCCGGGCGCAGATGCCGCAACCTTTGCAATAATCGAGGTTAACATCAAAATAGCCCCCGGTTTCCTCGATAATCGCCGCTTCCGGACAGACGGTCCAGCAGACCCCGCAACGGATGCAGTGGCTTTTGGTCCATACCGGGTGCTGCGATTTCCAATCTCCTACCTTATAATCCCTGGCACTTCCCGGCTCCCTTAGGATCCCGCCCAGCTCAACTTCTTGCCAGGTGTAGTCCTCCAATGGTTTGGTCATGGTCGAGCTTCCTCCACCACTGTTTTGTCGTAGGCTGCTTTCAAGGCCGCAAAATTTTTGGCCGCCATGGGACCGAATCGTTCCCGCAGCGGGTGCTCTAAGGAGTCAACGTTAACCACTCCGGTAGCCCGGATCAAGGCCCCCAGCATGGTAGTGTTGACAATCAGCACTCCCAACACCTCTCGGGCAATATGATTGGCATCCACTATCGCCAAGGTATGCTTAAAGCCATATTCCTGCCGGACTTGGTCTATCGACTTGTGGGTATTTAACACCACTATGCCATTGTCTTTCAAGTCTGCGGTCGGTTTCTGAATGCGTATCAAGCCAGGGTCAAGAATAGTCACCACATCCGGTTGGGCAATCTTGCAACGCAGACGGATATGACGGTCGTTAATGCGGAGGAAAGCCAATACCGGAGCACCTCGGCGTTCCGGCCCGAAGCTGGGGAAACCTTGGGCAAACTTGCCTTCCTCAATGGCGGCCAGAGCCAAAAGCTCCACCGAGGTTACTGCTCCTTGTCCGCCCCGGCCGTGGAATCGAATTTCTAACATATATTGGCCTCCTCAACTGGGATGGCATACAATTGTTCGAAAGCCATTATAAAGCTTAATATTCTTAAACCAGAGTGTCAAATAAAATCTTATCAGGAAGATCAGATTTCGCTTAGAATAATTGGATTTTTAATTTATTCAGTACCACCCAAAATGAACATATGTTCTTAATAATTTTAGTGATTTCGAAACCGCCCTAG
Coding sequences within:
- a CDS encoding 4Fe-4S binding protein; translation: MTKPLEDYTWQEVELGGILREPGSARDYKVGDWKSQHPVWTKSHCIRCGVCWTVCPEAAIIEETGGYFDVNLDYCKGCGICARECVTGCISMVTEEE
- a CDS encoding 2-oxoacid:acceptor oxidoreductase family protein — encoded protein: MLEIRFHGRGGQGAVTSVELLALAAIEEGKFAQGFPSFGPERRGAPVLAFLRINDRHIRLRCKIAQPDVVTILDPGLIRIQKPTADLKDNGIVVLNTHKSIDQVRQEYGFKHTLAIVDANHIAREVLGVLIVNTTMLGALIRATGVVNVDSLEHPLRERFGPMAAKNFAALKAAYDKTVVEEARP